CCTCCGGGTGGCCGCGACCGCCGTACTGGCGGCCGGAGTGACCGGCTCCGGTGCCGTGCTCCGCGCCACGCTCCTCCATGCCGCCCACTCGGCGCGCGTCGCCGGACTCCACCGCGCCGCGGCCGCGGCCGTCCGGGTGGCGCGGCGGCTCTCCGAGGCGGGCACCGGGGACCCCGCGTTCCGACTGCCCGAACTGGCTTCGGAGCTGGCGGAGTTGCTGACCGTCGCCGCCGGGCTGCGCCGGGCGCCGGACCCGGGTCTGCTCGGCACCGCGCGTCGGGCTTATACGGCGAACGGTTCGCTGCGAGTGCACGGTCTGTTCACCGAGCCGGTGGTGACCGCTTCGGGGTACGCGGGGGCGGTCACGTACGCCCTCGCGCAGGACGGCCGGCTCCGCTCGCTGTCCGACGTGGCGCCGGGCGACGCCGACCGCGCTCGACAGGCCGCGGGCTCCGCGGTCCCCGGCGGCAGCGCCCTCACCCTGCGGGAACTGGGCGACCACGGCGGGGCGATCCTCACCGACGCGACCGTCTCGCCGGACGGGCGGATCGGCGGTGGCGGCGTGATCCGTTCCGTACGGGCGTCGGGGGCCCGTTGGCACGAGGAGCCGCTCGACACGCTCTGGCGGCGTTCCCCGGCCGACCAGGTGGCCTCCGCGCTGCGGTGGTCGGCCGAGCCCGCGGACGAACGGGACGTGGGTGGTGACCTGCTCTTCCTCACCGGGACGATCACCGGCGGAGGGTTCGCCGTGGACGGTGGTCCCACGGTGCGCCTCCTGGCGCCGGACGAGCGTCCCGGACTCCCCTACGTCGAGAATCTCCGGCTTCTGGCGGGGGCCCACGGTCTGTCCCTGCGGCTCGTCGCACGGCTCGCGGCGGACCGGCCGAGCGGTGTACGCGCCCTCGCCGCGGCCTGGCAGGGCACGGACGGCGACCCGGTCCGCGCGGACCTCGGCCTGCGCCGCCTCAACCGCACCCACCTGCCCAGGACCGCAACGGCCGTCATCCCTTCCACCTCAGCGCCCGCGCTTCCCACGGAACTCGACCTCCTGCGGCGGGCCGTGGACCGCGCGGTCGCGGGAGGCCGCGCCGTCACCGCCACCGTGGCCGACGGCGCACTCCCCCGTCGGCTCGCCGCGGTGGGTCTGACCACGGGGGCCGCGTGCGCGCGAGCGCTGGTGGACACCGCGTCGGACCGGCGCCATGACGCGCTGGGCCGACTGCGGCCGGCCGACCCGGAGGCGTACGCCCGCGCCTGGCTCGCGTCGTCCACATACGCCTCGGCCGCGACGGCGTCCCTCCTCACGGCCGCGTGGGCACCGGAGGGGGCCCACGATCCGGCCTGACCCCGGGGTCTCCTCAGCCCGTCTTCCGCCCCCACAGGGGTCCGACCCGTTGCCAGTCCTCGTCCCACTGCGCCATGCGCCGTCGTTCCATTCGTCCGCGTACCAGCCGTCCGCCGATGAACGGCACACCCGCGACGCTCACCCCCACCAGGACGCCCACCAGCGCGGCACGCAGGTGGGCCTGGGAGGGCGTGGGGGGCTTGGTGACGAGGCGACCGTCGGCGTCCGTCCACACCGTCGCCGGGGTGCCCGCGGGGCTGCCGACGGACACCCGGGCCTGGCCGGTGTGCGGCGAGCCGTCCGGCGCGGTCCAGTGGACCTTCGCCCAGACCGTGTCGGCGTCGTTGGCCGGCGCGGTCGACTTCGGCACGTCGTCGTCGAGCAACGCCTGAACGGAGTGCCACTCGGCCCGCTGCCTGGCAAGGCCGTTCTCCACGGACTGCGTCGCCAGCAGACCGGTGAGCACCCCGCCGAGCGCGGTGAGCGCCCAGGCGACGAGCACGATCCAGGCCTCCAGCGCGTCACTGCGACGCCGCAGCGGATTGCGACGCCATCGCCACAGCCACACCTTCGGAGCCTTCGGACCACGGAATGCCGCCATCGCTGGCATCCTCCTCACGACCGCACGGACATGCCACATCGCCCTCCCATACGGGATCGGTCCCTGCGATGCTCACAACGAGTCCCACGACCCGTGCGTTCCAGGGATCCGGCCATCCCTCGCCCGCAGGCGCGTCGGCCGGGACGAGACGTCGCCGATGACCGACGCCACCCGGCTGACCTGCGGAAATTCGACGTACAGAGGAGACTGTCAGTGCCGGGGTGCAGACTGGCCGATGTCTGAGACGACGTCGTCGCGGAGGTGGTCGGCATGGCCGAAGTACTGCTCACCGTCGGTACACGCAAAGGGCTGTTCATCGGACGGCGGCGCGGCGCCGCCTGGGAGTTCGACGAGAGTCCCTACTTCAACGCGCAGGCCGTGTACTCGGTCGCGATCGACACCCG
This portion of the Streptomyces mirabilis genome encodes:
- a CDS encoding Rv1733c family protein, with the protein product MAAFRGPKAPKVWLWRWRRNPLRRRSDALEAWIVLVAWALTALGGVLTGLLATQSVENGLARQRAEWHSVQALLDDDVPKSTAPANDADTVWAKVHWTAPDGSPHTGQARVSVGSPAGTPATVWTDADGRLVTKPPTPSQAHLRAALVGVLVGVSVAGVPFIGGRLVRGRMERRRMAQWDEDWQRVGPLWGRKTG